Proteins encoded within one genomic window of Streptomyces profundus:
- the rsmI gene encoding 16S rRNA (cytidine(1402)-2'-O)-methyltransferase: protein MTGTAEDTAEGVAEGAGAGVLVLAGTPIGSLADAPPRLAEELASADVVAAEDTRRLRRLAQGLDVAVRGRVVSYFEGNEAARTPELADELAGGARVLLVTDAGMPSVSDPGYRLVVAAVARGVRVTAVPGPSAVLTALALSGLPVDRFCFEGFLPRKAGERAARLREVAEERRTLVFFEAPHRLAATLSAMAQALGDERPAAVCRELTKTYEEVRRGPLAELARWAEPGVRGEITVVVGGAERAAPVTDAAELARRVAAREEAGQRRKEAIAEVAREAEVPKRAVFDAVVAAKPRG from the coding sequence ATGACTGGGACGGCTGAGGACACGGCTGAAGGTGTCGCGGAGGGCGCGGGAGCTGGCGTTCTCGTGCTGGCGGGGACCCCGATCGGCTCGTTGGCTGACGCGCCGCCCCGGCTGGCCGAGGAGTTGGCGTCGGCGGACGTCGTGGCGGCGGAGGACACCCGCCGGCTGCGTCGGCTGGCGCAGGGCCTCGATGTCGCGGTGCGCGGCCGGGTGGTCTCCTACTTCGAGGGCAACGAGGCGGCCCGCACCCCGGAGCTGGCCGATGAACTGGCGGGTGGCGCCCGGGTGTTGCTGGTCACGGACGCCGGGATGCCCTCGGTGTCCGACCCCGGCTACCGGCTGGTGGTCGCCGCCGTGGCGCGCGGGGTGCGGGTGACGGCGGTGCCAGGCCCCTCGGCGGTGCTGACGGCGCTGGCGCTCTCGGGGCTGCCGGTGGACCGCTTCTGTTTCGAGGGCTTCCTGCCGCGCAAGGCGGGGGAGCGCGCGGCGCGGCTGCGGGAGGTGGCCGAGGAGCGGCGCACCCTGGTCTTCTTCGAGGCGCCGCACCGGCTGGCGGCGACGCTGTCCGCCATGGCGCAGGCGCTGGGCGACGAGCGTCCGGCGGCCGTCTGCCGCGAGCTGACCAAGACCTACGAGGAGGTCAGGCGCGGCCCGCTGGCGGAGTTGGCGCGCTGGGCCGAGCCCGGGGTCAGGGGCGAGATCACGGTGGTGGTGGGCGGCGCCGAACGGGCCGCGCCGGTGACGGACGCCGCCGAGCTGGCCCGGCGGGTGGCGGCCAGGGAGGAGGCGGGGCAGCGCCGCAAGGAGGCCATCGCCGAGGTGGCGCGGGAGGCGGAGGTGCCCAAGCGGGCGGTCTTCGACGCGGTGGTGGCGGCCAAGCCCCGGGGTTAG